The following nucleotide sequence is from Mucilaginibacter sp. cycad4.
TTTGATCTGGCTTAAAATAATTTACGAAACACTTACCAGAGATTTTGTCAAAGAAAAAGAAAGTGTATTAAGCCCGGCAACGGTTTAAAAGGAGCCAGGTATAAAATAAACCGTGAATGACTATTTTTTGCTGTAAAATCAGAAAAATTTGCAGATTAATAAATAATTATTAATTATGTTTGTAACAAGAAAGTTGCATTTAGGGTCTTTTGCATCTTTTTTGTTAAAACTGATCATGACAGTTACGTTTTGTAGCAATTAATCGTAAGGTCATTTCAGAGTGAAAATGCAATCAAATATAAGCTTTTAATATTATACCGCCTGTTACAATTAAAAATTTCCATAGTATAACTATGATATACCCTGCTGATAAAAAGATCTCTATTGTTATACCCTCCCATAACGAAGAAAAAAACATTAGTTATTTAATTGAGCAACTTCGTGAAACACTTTTGCCCACAGGATACGCCTATGAGCTGATTTTTGTTGACGATGGCAGCCGTGATAACACTTTAAATGAATTAAAGATCAGTGCCGAGCTGCATCCTAATGTTTTTTATGTAGAGCTTTCACGCAACTTTGGTAAAGATTACGCCCTTAAAGCGGGTATTGCAATGGCCCAGGGCAATGCCGTAATAACGATGGATGCCGATTTGCAGCACCCACCGCAACTGATCCTGAAGATGTTAAAGCTTTGGGAAAATGGCTATGATATTGTTTACACCTATCGTGAAGGTGAAAATCCACACGGCAAGGGATATCAGAAAGTTACCTCAAAGTTGTTTTACAAAGGCCTTAATATGCTATCAGATATCAAGATGGAAAACGGTACTGCCGATTTCAGGCTGATTGATGAGAAGGTAGTGAAACAGCTTAAACTTATTGACGAATACGAGATCTTTTTCAGGGGGATAATTAAATGGGCCGGTTATAAGCAAGTTGGCATCCCTTATGTACCGTCAAAACGACATACCGGCGAGGCAAGCTATTCTTTTTCAAAACTGGTTAGGCTTGCTATAGGCAGTATTGTAGCCTTCAGTGCAAGACCGCTTTATATTGTATCGTTGATAGGCTTGTTCTTTTCATCACTGGCTATTTTGTACATTCCTTACGTGCTGGTAAGTTATTTTTTAGGTTATGCGGTTTCGGGGTGGGCGTCAATTGTTGCTACTATAGCCTTTTTTGGCGGCCTTCAGTTACTTATAATGAGTGTTATTGGAGTGTATGTAGGCAAAATATTTATGCAGTCTAAACATCGCCCGCATTATATTATCCGTTCGTCAAACGTTGTTATTGTAGATAATGATTTTATTGGGGTTTGATGTCGAGGAGTTTGATATGCCGTTTGAGTACGGTAAATCAATATCATTTGATGAGCAGCTTGAAATTTCAACAAGAGGTACCAATATTATACTCGGCCTGCTGAAACAAAAAAATATAAAAGCTACTTTCTTTTGTACTGCTAATTATGCTGTCAATAAGCCAGAAATCATCAAAAGAATGGTAGCCGAAGGGCATGAAATAGCTTCGCATGGATATTATCATTCCGATTTTAAAGTTGAGCATTTAAGGCAGTCAAAGCTGGTATTGGAGCATATTTCGGAGACTGAGGTAACAGGTTTTCGGATGGCCCGGATGATGCCGGTGGATGAGGCAGAGATTGCAAAAGCCGGTTATGAATATAATTCGTCCATAAATCCAACCTGGCTGCCGGGCAGATACAACAATTTTAATAAATCCCGAAGCTGGTTTTATGACCATGATGTGCTGCAGATCCCGGCTTCGGTTTCGCCCCTGATACGTTTTCCGCTTTTTTGGTTAAGCTTTCATAATTTACCGCTGTATGTGTTAAAGCTCATTAGTGCGGCAGCACATAAAAAAGATGGCTATCTGAACCTGTATTTTCACCCCTGGGAATTTACCGATCTGCACGATAAGGAAAAATTCGGGTTCCCTGGCTATGTTTCAAAAAACTCAGGCGAAGTTTTTGCTCAACGAATAGGTGATTTTATTGATTGGGCAGCGTCTAAAGGTTACACCTTTAGACGGACGGACAGTTTTTGTAGTAAGATAAAAAACAGAAATAAGCCGGCACCTGTTTTGTATTAACAGGCTGTTAAGCAGCTTATAGCAAATCAATTACCAAATTGATTGTTATTTTCAGCATAATTTTGCATATTTGCACCGCAAAAAATTATACGATATGCCATGGATCAAAACCATGTGTATATTTGTAATCAGGATGCGATGGTCCTATAGCTCAGCTGGATAGAGCAACAGATTTCTAATCTGTAGGTCTTTGGTTCGAATCCAAATGGGATCACAAGAAACCTTTCAGCTCCGCTGAATGGTTTTGTGACCTCTTTAAGTCAAATAAAGGGGTTTTTCATTCTAAACGAGTTCAAAATGCTTATCTTAAAGATAGGCATTTTTTGTTTTAAATCCAAGCGGTTTGTTTAATCAGCATGGTAAAAATGGCGCACTTTATGGCGCATTGAGTGGCGCACTTTTATACTGGTTTAGTAACGTATTCATCCGCTGACTAAAGAAAGCCCGCCAAACCTGATACTTCAATGGATAAAAACCAATATCAATACTTTAGTGTTATCGGTGGAGATTGTGGTATTCTTGATGTTACTACCTACGTTGCCCGGTATACGTAGGCGACACTGGCAAAGCGAATGGCTTATTCAAACGAATTGATAGCGGAAGCATTGGGCTATGAGTACGGTAACAAAACAACCTCAATTTATTTAGACGATTAACAGGAGGTGTAGTTGATGAGGTAAACGAAAAAGCTACTACGTTAATCACATTATGAATATTAAGCCCCCTGATTAAAATCAGAGGGCTTTTTTTATTACAGATAATAAGCAAATGATTGAGGTGGTAACAAATTAAAATCCCTTTTTAACGATTTAGGTGTGCTGTAACGTTTCGTGTTTTTTATCTTTATTGCGTATCCATCTACTTTTTCTTCAAAATACTTAAAAAAGAAATGCTCAGTTATTCCGGATGCTTCTGCGGTTAATTCCCACAATTTGTTTTTTTCAAATTTCAATATTTCTTCAATCTCAAACTCACCAATAACTTGCTGCACTGGTGACGAAGCATAAACGATTATATTTTTTACGGTGGGATTTTTAAATATCGCCTTTCGAAACTCAAATTGCTTTGTACCGTCGAAAATTTTAAATGCGAATTCAGGTTTGATAGATAGTACTACTTTCATATATAGTTATTTACAGCTAATCCAATTGATTATTTGCTGGCTGACAATGTTAAACAAAATAGCTAATACGGCTAAACCTAATATGTATACTGCAATCGTTCGCCAATTGTTACTTTCAAATTTAGATTTAATTAGTACGCTAAAGTCTTGTTTGGCATCTCCCGGCTTGCCGCCTTGTGTCCAGTGGTATGCAAGAAAAATTTGATTAGGATTCAATTTGTCATCATCTACGTATCCTATCCAACGGTAGTTCTCTAAATTTCGACAGCTAACATACGGCTTATGTGACCCTAAAACATCTTCGTTGGAAGAACATATAAAGAAGAAGTGTGCTTTTTTAATTTTCAGTGCTTTTTCCCGGTCAATTCGTTCTAAAAGGTCTAAATCCAAATCTCTCGCTTCATTAACCCGAAAATCAATTAGTTCAATTTTAGAGAATGCACTTTGAACAACAGCGTTAGACGGCTTTTGAATATCACTTAGGCTCAGTAGGTAATTCCCGCTGATTCTAAATCTAAAATAGGTTTGCTCTTGTGATTCTTGGCAGCTAATGTTAATAACCGTCCCCTTAAACTGCTCTGTTATTTCAACATCAGAATCACTGGTTTCGTAAATATTAAAAACAAATTCATTGTTGGAATCTGTAATACGGTGATTTTTGCTGATTCCTACCGATGTCGTTTTATAGTTTTCGTTAAAAATTGCACTGACCAAATCTGGTTTACTGATAAATTTATCAACGATGTCGGTAAAATCTGCTTTCTGTATTTTAAATGGAAAATATATTTTCAGCCTTGATATGTTAGTAGTGTTGTCCAACTTAATACCAATGTCCATAAACCTTGTATATTGGGATGAACCCAAAGGTAATTTCCAAAGGTTGAAGTGAAGCTCAACATCATTTAACGATTCAATAGAGTTGTTTTTTGGCTCATACCATACAGCAATACTTTTCATTTTTTATAAGCGAATTTGATAAGGCGGTTAAATTGGTCTTTATTAATTTTTATAAAACCACGTGGCATATTAGTCACATCCTGTATTATGCCTAATTGGTTTAAATCATTAAGTGTCGGCTTGGGCATCGGCAGTGAATGGGCATATAAAAAATTTATAACAAACGGTCTATATTTGGGGTACTTGTCCCAAAATTGGCTTTTTAAATCTTCGTCTGAAATAACAGTTTTCTTCCTACATATTGCCTTAAAATCATCGAATGTTGCAATAGAATCTATAATATTTTCAACAATGCCAATCGTTGTGACAGTGCTTGAATATATCTTAGGTGCCTGCTCTCCAATTCTATAAAAGATTAAAACATCCCCCGATTTAAAATCTCTTTCTTTAGAATGAGATATGTAAACTTTACTTAACCCGTTTCTATGCGGTTTGCTTTCTACAAAATCTAAAGGCGATTCATTGTTTAATCTTGAATCTGGAAATAATTCGCTATGGTATTGCGGTTCAATTTTAACGATATAAAAATTTAAATCTCTTGAAATAAACGGGAAAGTAAGCTTTGGATTTTGAATATTTACCGGGTTCCGTCGGCTAAAAGGTTTAACCAACACTTGTTCAATTCCATTGTTTGTATTTTTAGTGCCATGCTCAACAAACCCCCATTCCTTTAGCATTAAAATCAATCTGTTTTGTTCAGGTCTTTTGTCAAAAATTGTTACGTATATTTCTTCAATAGAAGTATTATTTAAGGCGTTGTCGAACACGATTTTGAGAAATCGTTCACCAATTCTTACACCGTTATTTATAACCTTAAACGTGCCTATTTTTAATCTTTTTCCTTTAGTAAATATTGGTGCAATCTCAGAATAGTTTTCACTTTGGTCTTCAACTTTGATATAAAGAAAGGCACTTAAAATGTTATTGTTATAGCAGACATAGCAAATCTCATCTGCTTTTTTATTGAACCAGTTGTCAAAACCGGCGTAGTCTTCACGGAACGTATCGAAAAATGTGTCTTGCAGATTGAGCGAACCGAAATAAGATTTTTTTACAGCCAGTACTTTGTAATCAATCAATTCGGGATTTTCGGATATAGACTTATCTATAAATTCATCGATTTTGAACACTTTGTTTTGAACGCCAAGAACGACCGCCTTATTATGAATTTTAGTGTCTTCGGTTATGAGAATATCGACCCGCCCTGCGTACACTTCGTTTAAGATTTGCGTATCGATTCGGTCATTGTCATTATTATCAAATTTAGAGCTTACATTCCTTATTTTATCGTCAAAGGGAGCGATAGTCTTTAGAGTATTATAGTTCTCTATTTTCACATTCATTACCCCCTTCGCAACTTTGTCTTTATATTTATTTAACTCTACTGCTGTTGCCGGATGAATACACTTTTCAATTTTTAATTTATCCAGCCAATAAAATAGTACGCCAATACCTTCATTTTGAATGCGGTTAGATTCTCGATGTATGATAATATTTGTATCAAGTAAGGCTCTCATGTAGCTGTGATAGTAGTTTATTATAACTCAGGTCTGATTGGCTTGTATCGTACACAAAAAGTGGCACGCTTAATTCCGTAGAGATTTCTTGTGCATAGTGCAATTCCATAGTTTGCATATAGGCTAAAGATTTTTCAGAGTATGTTTTTTCGTCCCGATTCTTTAGCCCATCTGCAACCTTCGCCGTATCGCCGACAATTACAACGAGGTAAATCGGGTTGATGGCGGAGAAGGTTTTCAAAGGCACTTTCGTTGCAACCCCATCTTTATTGAATAAGCAAAAATGTCCGTCTAAAATATAGTGATGGTCATGGTTAACTACATTGTGTAACCCTCGTAATAATCTGTCTTGGGTGTCGGGGATATCACTTACTAACTTGTTTTTGAAATCGGTATTGATATCCTTCCATTTCAAAACTTCGCTGGCAGAGAGGTAATTGATATTCAGAGCATTTACCAGCCTGTGGCAAATAGTACTTTTGCCAACCCCATGTATTCCACCAACGAATATAATATTCTTGAATAATGTCGTTTTATTGTTCACAAATTGACCGATAAAATAAAGGTTGTTAAATATATAATTATAATACTACTTGTTATATAAAATTGCTGTAATAGCAAGTAGTAATTAATGTGGACGAGTTTATGAATTATTCCAACAAAAAATTGAAAATATTAGCTCTGATTGTCGGTTAAGCCCACCTGCCACCCCGTCGGTCGGGTAAATTATCCGTTTTTTATACTGAATTCTGTATATGTTAATGATCCCCGCCAGGCGGCGGTGATCATTAACGTCAATTAAAGTACTAAAAAGTACAGTTTTATACCATAATGGTACATATAATTTTAGTCCAAAGATTCAGGAAATATCACGTTACCATAGCTATTTAACTCAATATCTAAATTTACAGTCCGGTGGATACGGTGCTTTAAATTCTTAAAATTTGATGCACTCCACTGCTTTCCGTTCAGCGTACCACATAGGATATACGCCGCCGCATAGTCATCATTCGGGTCTGACATTAAGAACGTTTCTGTTATAGTAAAAAACGTCCGCCCCCTTTCAAGTTCAATGGTTTCTCCTAAAAACGGTAATTCCGCACACGTGTAGTGATAAAGTGAATCAAGATGCGCTATGCTGAATAACACAACTTTGAAATGGTTTTGCATGACTTGTTTGTTGGTATCGCCTTTTGCAATGGCATGGTTTGTATAAACGTCACAAAACGAAGTTCGCTTACTTAAAAAGCCATTGAAGGAAATTTACGTTAGTTTTCTCTTGTTGTATTTTTTGCATACGGTTGAGATATTCAAAGTGCGATACTAATCCGCATTCCCGGTCAAAGTCATCCGGGCTGAAATGAATAACTTTAAAATTGATATTGTTATTTTCAAGATTATAAGTCAGGTCACGTAATTCGCCGCTGTTTAACAGGAAATCATTTATTAATAAAACATTATCATCTGTAAAGGCAGCCAGTGACAAAAAACCACGGCGGCGATTAAAAACACGTCCTAAACTATTTAAAGGCTGGTTATCCTCATCCCATTCGGGTTTTATTTCATTCTCTCCCTTTGCGGTACAAAATCCGGTTAAATCCTTTTTTGTAGCAAATTTTAACAGATACTCAACTGTAGATAGTTCAATTCTTTTTTCTTGTTTGATAGGAGTTTCAGGAATAAGGTAGTCCATTTCATCATCATCATCTTCTTCGTATCTGATTTGGGGATTTTTATCAACTGCCAAAGCATGATAAATTGTTTTATTACGTTCGTAGTCCCAATGACTACTTGATGATACGATTTCGAAGCCGTCTCTAACAGCACTATTAACCAAGCGATTAAAATAATCAAAATCATCTTCGTTAATAATCAAGTGTTCTGCCATTACCCAACTCCTTACGTAACCCTTACCGATACATTAACCAATATTTATCACTTAATGATTTGGCTTCATTCAACGGGCGTTTTACCGGGTCAACAACTTTTTTAAATTCCCACTTTTCCTCAAACCGATTATATCTTCCATAACATTTTATATTTTGGAACATTTGTTCTCCATCTACAGTGCTGATAAGAGGTGGGTACTCGCTATCATATTCCCATTCTGTAAATTGAACTTTTGAATTTCTGTAGGCGATGTATGTTTTGATAATCAATACTACCACCATAACAATACAGGCTATAATAAAACCGATAACATACATTATCGCAATAGTTATGGCTAACCCAACTACGTAAGAAATCAGCTTGTTCATTTAAGTAATTTGTAACACTAAGTTACAAAACAAAAACGAGATTACCAATACCTGTGTTGGTATTGCGAAGCTGATTAAACGGCAACCTTGTAGGTTGAAAATGTCGGAAATCAAGAAATCAGCCTTAGACCTCTATATAATTGAACGTGTGAAGCAAATGCGTCAAGATAGAAATATGTCGCAAGCTGTTTTGGCTATCAAATTGGATGTGTCAGATTCATTTATCGGCGCCATTGAAAACCCGCACCACCGGGCGAAGTATAATACGGAACACATCAATAAACTTGCTGTGATTTTTAATTGTAGCCCCCGTGATTTTTTACCTGAAAAACCGCTTTAACCGCTACCAACTACCCGGCTTTATTCAAACTGTTGTAAACCTTTTTTAACATATAATCCTTTACCAACCCGCCAAAATCTTTATCGTCCATCATCTTGGAAAATATATCTTGGTTTTGCTCCATACGGGAGATAAGTTTATCCATGAAGATGTCGTCAAAACCAAATTTAAAGTTCTCAATGGTGTTTGTTTTAGCCTGTAGGCTCAACTTGTTATCGGCGACCAACTCAGCTTCAATCTGGTCAAAGAAAAGCTTGTCAGCATCGTTAAATTCGGTTGAGAACCTTTTATTAAGCACTTCAATAATTTCTGATAGTGCCGCCTTTTCTTCTTTAGTCATGCGGATACCCGCTTCGTTTTGTCCATCCAAACCATATTCCGCTTGCGGCTCCATTACGATATTTATTTCGCTGATTCGCTGCAATCGGTAATACTCCAATGATACTTCGTCACCTAATTGAAAACGGTCGTTTGCGTTTCTTGGTAGTTTTTTAAGCAGGAATTTACCGTATGTAAAAAGTTTTTCCAACTCCACATCCGTAAAAGGCATAATTTGAGTTAGGAATGAATAAAGCCGCACAAATGATTGAAGTGTATTTTTAAAGCCTTCCTGCGTTGATTCGGTATTGATAACATCATCCTTGCTGCTCTCAACTGGTAATTGCTTGTAGCGGTCAACTGCCGGGTCAACGTAAGCGTATAACTTACCTTGCTCCGCTACTGATAAAGCCCTCGCCGACTTAAAATATACGTTACAAAAATTATCGACTTCGGTGTCCCAAATTATGTGCGCCTTTCTAATTTCATTCTGTAAGTCGTACAGGTGGTTCGGGTCGGTTGTGGTTTCAACTGTGGTCAGTTCGTAATACGGTTGAAACGAATTTAGTATTTCTTCGGTCTCGTTAGCAAAGTCCAGTACAAAGGTATCATCCTTGCCGGCAGACATTCGATTTAACCGTGATAGTGTTTGCACGGCCTTAACGCCTGACAATTTCTTATCTACATACATCGTATGCAATAGTGGCTGGTCAAACCCGGTTTGGTATTTGTCTGCAACTAACAGTAATTGATATTCACTGGTATTAAATTTCTTCGGTAATTCTTTTTCCTTAAAGCCGTTCAGGTCAACCTCGGTAACACCATCCGGGAACATATCATAAATCACTTTACCCGAAAATGCTACTAAGGTCTTTATATCATTATAGCCCTTTTTCTCGATATACTTATCAAATTCTTCTTTGTAGCGTACAGCATGTAACCGTGAACTGGTAACAACCATCGCCTTCGCTTTCCCGCCAATTTTTTTTGATACAACTTGTCTAAAATGTTCAACCATTACTTCGGTCTTTTGGGCTAAGTTATGCGGGTGTAGTGATAAAAACCGGGCTATTG
It contains:
- a CDS encoding glycosyltransferase family 2 protein; translation: MIYPADKKISIVIPSHNEEKNISYLIEQLRETLLPTGYAYELIFVDDGSRDNTLNELKISAELHPNVFYVELSRNFGKDYALKAGIAMAQGNAVITMDADLQHPPQLILKMLKLWENGYDIVYTYREGENPHGKGYQKVTSKLFYKGLNMLSDIKMENGTADFRLIDEKVVKQLKLIDEYEIFFRGIIKWAGYKQVGIPYVPSKRHTGEASYSFSKLVRLAIGSIVAFSARPLYIVSLIGLFFSSLAILYIPYVLVSYFLGYAVSGWASIVATIAFFGGLQLLIMSVIGVYVGKIFMQSKHRPHYIIRSSNVVIVDNDFIGV
- a CDS encoding polysaccharide deacetylase family protein, which gives rise to MILLGFDVEEFDMPFEYGKSISFDEQLEISTRGTNIILGLLKQKNIKATFFCTANYAVNKPEIIKRMVAEGHEIASHGYYHSDFKVEHLRQSKLVLEHISETEVTGFRMARMMPVDEAEIAKAGYEYNSSINPTWLPGRYNNFNKSRSWFYDHDVLQIPASVSPLIRFPLFWLSFHNLPLYVLKLISAAAHKKDGYLNLYFHPWEFTDLHDKEKFGFPGYVSKNSGEVFAQRIGDFIDWAASKGYTFRRTDSFCSKIKNRNKPAPVLY
- a CDS encoding ASCH domain-containing protein, which gives rise to MKVVLSIKPEFAFKIFDGTKQFEFRKAIFKNPTVKNIIVYASSPVQQVIGEFEIEEILKFEKNKLWELTAEASGITEHFFFKYFEEKVDGYAIKIKNTKRYSTPKSLKRDFNLLPPQSFAYYL
- a CDS encoding PIN domain-containing protein, with translation MRALLDTNIIIHRESNRIQNEGIGVLFYWLDKLKIEKCIHPATAVELNKYKDKVAKGVMNVKIENYNTLKTIAPFDDKIRNVSSKFDNNDNDRIDTQILNEVYAGRVDILITEDTKIHNKAVVLGVQNKVFKIDEFIDKSISENPELIDYKVLAVKKSYFGSLNLQDTFFDTFREDYAGFDNWFNKKADEICYVCYNNNILSAFLYIKVEDQSENYSEIAPIFTKGKRLKIGTFKVINNGVRIGERFLKIVFDNALNNTSIEEIYVTIFDKRPEQNRLILMLKEWGFVEHGTKNTNNGIEQVLVKPFSRRNPVNIQNPKLTFPFISRDLNFYIVKIEPQYHSELFPDSRLNNESPLDFVESKPHRNGLSKVYISHSKERDFKSGDVLIFYRIGEQAPKIYSSTVTTIGIVENIIDSIATFDDFKAICRKKTVISDEDLKSQFWDKYPKYRPFVINFLYAHSLPMPKPTLNDLNQLGIIQDVTNMPRGFIKINKDQFNRLIKFAYKK
- a CDS encoding ATP-binding protein; translated protein: MNNKTTLFKNIIFVGGIHGVGKSTICHRLVNALNINYLSASEVLKWKDINTDFKNKLVSDIPDTQDRLLRGLHNVVNHDHHYILDGHFCLFNKDGVATKVPLKTFSAINPIYLVVIVGDTAKVADGLKNRDEKTYSEKSLAYMQTMELHYAQEISTELSVPLFVYDTSQSDLSYNKLLSQLHESLT
- a CDS encoding helix-turn-helix transcriptional regulator translates to MSEIKKSALDLYIIERVKQMRQDRNMSQAVLAIKLDVSDSFIGAIENPHHRAKYNTEHINKLAVIFNCSPRDFLPEKPL